The nucleotide sequence tagaaaaagaaCAATGTTGTCATAATTATCATGAATCGTGTTTAAGGAGATGAATAGACATTACAATAATCCTGAAAAGAATAATGATCAAAagaaatgttttatttatttatttatttatttatttatttattgtttcgTTTATTTCTAGTAAGTAACAACAAAATATGAAGCAAGCGacttgaaatatgtattatctATTCTTCTGAGATTGAGATTAAGCAGGATTGGATTTGTCTTTAGTCATTTCATCCTGCATTCGCTATTTTTTCTTGGAAGTATGAAAATGCCAAGTGTTGAGATTATTTATGATCATTAATCACATTCACGCTTCATTCCAAAGTGAATCGCAATTTCACActatttattttagtttttccgattagatgtgtttttttacacggattttggcagattttctaGAATCTGGACTtggacgtttttttaaaaaaaatacatatctcTTTAAGCATTTTTTAGATTATATTCACCTTTCGCCAAATTTCAAAACCttaaaagtcctatttttcgAAGTAAAATACTAAATCCATTTTATAATCAAAACCCACTATCCTAGCGGGTACTAGCGGGTAGGGGATTGTCGTGGAttctaaatctgccaaaattcgTGTAGAAAGAACACATCTATTACATCTATTACCTCGCTTTCAATATTCCTCATTTACAAATTACAACCTCTTGTAGTTCGCCAAAGCTGCATTCTCGCTTTTTTCACGGTCGACGCTTTTTTCCCTCAAtgttattcattcattcatattCTACGGATACAGAACagaaggtaataaaaaaaatgcatcgagGAGGTAGTGATATCAGACCTTAGTCATTGTCCAGTCGATACAGTGGTACACTTACACTGTTCTCCTTAATACAGTCacgtacacacacacacacacacacacacacacatgcatgtttcaacttgaaaaattctctttatCTCTATTCTCTTCATGTAAAATCGCAGCGATTGGCGTGGAAAAAGTGGTGGGGCTGATGATTGAGGGAATGATTTCTGATTGGACAAAGTTggatggttattttttttttgtgtagttttttttcatatcttgaCGTCTGAAGAAAGCAATGAAAGCATCGTGGTCGTGGAATTCGTGGAAGAAGTGTGTCTGAGTGACTAGTGAGAAAAAGAATGCTCTGTTTTGGCGCTCATTTTTGGCTTATTATTCATGTGGAAAGGAAGTCTCAGCTCAGTCAGCTCGAGCTCAGTTATTTTTGTTGATTCGTGTCTCTCTGTTCAATCTCTTCTTTCAATGAACATTTTTGCCGCGCGATTTTTCCGTAGAACGTGTTGCTGACTGTGAAGTgaagtaaaatttaattttctttaaaataattattcgtcGTTAATGTTTTAATCTTGTGTAGCatgttattatttattattctaACGTGAGTGGAATATCTTGAGTTACTTCATCCGCATACCATCACGTGTATAGACTGCAAAAGCATGGCCCGTTTTCGACGTTTCCGACGTTATAATTCTtttaaaacaccaaaaaaatccaagtcgCCTCGTAAAAAAGCACGTCGAACACCAGTACCAGTTCCTGAGTATGATCACGAATCTGAGTATTATAATGGCGAATACGATTCTGGAAGTAAGATAATCATTTCAGCTGTAAccgcgtggaaaatttcatgtCACTAGCGGTTATGGCTTAGTAAATTATTGCTGATCGAAGCTCTCATAACCTGATGTGGTCTTTATATTGCATGCCGTAGTCTTGACGTTTTGAATTGGCGTTGATAGTTAGATGGATAGATTGATTAATTGATAGACGCTAGATCACAGTTAACTTGCAGAATGGTAGTGTAATAATGTGTGAGCTTTGCTGTTTTAATCTATCTATGACTTCAACTTACGCTTGAAACGAATAGCATTTAATTCAGCTTATGAACCAAATGTCTTCCTGAAATGAATATGATCATACGTACTTGCTtgatttttgtctaaatttATTAATTGGTTACCAGCTGCACGTTTCTTTTTGATTGCTAATTTTACATTCGCCGCTTTAAATGCATAGGTAATGTTATGTACATACATGCACACGCTTAATTGATGCTAATATTACTAATCATTTCTTTATTCACAATCAAATCAGATATTCTTCAACttgagaaaatgaaacattGAATTGGTTTACGATTTAATTAAATACAtgattacgtatttttttcgtactgAATTTCTTTTTCCGTGAATTCAGAATTCAGTATGATATGTTTAATCGTTCAATTACtatttcaagaatgaaaattgctaaattATTCCTTTGGTTTTTTGATTCACTCGTGGTTTGCTTGTTAGTTTCATCTTTCACCTCgtcttcaaaattaattcaattcaatGGATTGGAAGCAAGTCGCGAGTCGTGACTTGAACGTGACTTGCTTTGCTTTTGTTGTGTAGGATCTTTCGTTGCTACTTCTTAGAAACGATCCAGCTCATCAATTCTTTCTGCTTCACTTATTGTCCTTCGTGTTTCTCTGGTAAACCGGTTTCCATTACATTATCCTTTGCCTTCAGCTTCAGAGATTGTTTtcaaaggataaaaaaaaacctcggaAAACAAAACATAACTGTGTGCTAAAGACATCGGAATTCGGAATACATAGAATAGTTCGAATACTAAAACATGATGAAggtagaaaaaagttgtcaaatggAAAAATAACCGTATACAATGAGGCAGGATCGATGAACTTCATGGATTGCTAAGAATAGTAGACATCAAAAAGGCTTTGTTGAAATACTAGTCCTTGTTGTAATGTCTCGCAAATGTTTCACGGGTTTTAAAAGTtctgtattttttcatgctgaatttttatcatttgtgTTGTGTTATGTAATGTTATGTTATGTTATGTTATGTTATGTTAATGTTGTATGTCGGTGGCGGTAGTTAAACATCGGGTGGTATGTTGTTTGTATTGGACTTAGGTATGGATATGAGTGGGTTTAGCAATGTTATGAGTGCTATGATGATGTCGCCAAGTTTTCAAGCTGCAATGACTCCGTTCTTGATGTCAGGTAATGGAAATCCGCTGCTGGGTATGCTCGgttctggacaattttttccaaattggacTACCCCTCAATTACCCGCTAAAACCCTGCAAACGTTTTGGGCAATGAATAATAAAGTTAGTAACACGTCGATTCGATTTTAGAGCACGGAAATGAAATTATGTTCATTGATTGTGTGTAATTTCAGGGTAATATGCGAgccgaagaagaagacgacAACGAAGACGAAGATATGGGCGTAGCTGAAACATACGCTGATTATATGCCTGCGAAATGTAACTCATTTTATgcgttgattttttaataactctactcgagtaattttttcatacatgattatttatttattctcaTAGTAAAGTTGGGTAAAAAGCATCCTGATCCTGTTGTCGAAACGGCTTCGTTATCTAGTGTCGAACCAACGGAAGTTTGGTATAAATTATCATTACCAGAAGATACGATAAAATCTGGTTCGTTGTCTGCTTTGCAACTTGAAGCTATCACGTATGCTTCGCAACAACACGAACATCTACTTCCAGACGGTTCTAGAGCAGGGTTCTTGATAGGTATGTAATTAtgcaattttcgtcaattttgtgGATTTGTCTTGTTTCAAACGCAAATTTTCGTTTCAGGCGACGGAGCTGGTGTTGGTAAAGGTAGAACGATAGCcggtttaatttttgaaaattttctcaaaggtCGCAAAAAAGCTATTTGGGTTTCGGTGTCGAATGACTTGAAATATGACGCCGAGAGAGATCTGAACGATATAGGAGCTAGTAGAATTGAAGTTTTCCCTATGAACAAAGTGCGTTTGCGgcgatatttttgttttcatgtatATTTTATGTTCTCGTTTTACATGTATGCACTTTGCTTTTTTATCCTAGTTCAAATACGCCAAAATTGCTTCACCAGCGAATGGGAATGTTAAGAAGGGAGTTATATTTTCCACTTACTCAGCTTTAATTGGTGAATCCTCGCAAACTGGCGGTAAATATAAAACTAGACTGAAACAATTGCTGCAGTGGTGCGGAGATGATTTTGACGGCCCAGTATCCTTTTCGTGtgggaaattgaatgaaatatgTTGATCTTTTTATATGTTGAACAACTTTGAAATGTATAATCCTTAACAGAATTTTAGATTATATTCGACGAATGTCATCGAGCCAAAAATCTTTGTCCCGTTGGCTCTACCAAACCTACAAAAACTGGCTTGACTGTATTAGAATTGCAGAAGCAATTGCCGAAAGCTAGAGTAGTATATGCATCTGCTACTGGAGCGTCAGAACCGAGGAACATGGCGTATATGACTAGATTAGGAATGTGGGGCGAAGGCTCGCCGTTCCTCGAATTCATGGACTTTATTAATGCAGTTGAAAAGAGGTCAGTTTTTTCGGtggttttttatactttttcgtCATAAATAGGCGATAACATTCGATGTTGTTTCAGGGGAGTTGGTGCAATGGAAATCGTAGCTATGGATATGAAATTACGTGGTATGTACATCGCAAGACAGCTGAGTTTTCACGGAGTGTCTTTCAAAATCGAAGACGTTCCTTTGAATAAAGAATTCATAAAGATGTACGACGATTCTGTAAAATTGGTtcgtatttcaatatttttgtgagTGTTTCGTACTCCGGTGTTCTTGTATCGAGTccagttctatttttttttttttttttttttttttagtgggtAGAAGCTATGCAGAAGTTCCAAGAAGCTGCTGAGTTGATTGATGCCGAAAGTCGAATGAAGAAAACAATGTGGGGTCAATTTTGGTCCGCCCatcaacgatttttcaaatatttatgcATTGCTTCCAAAGTTCGCCATGCTGTTGATGTAGCTCGGTACAGAATCACTCCAACTTTATCATGTCATGTTGCAATTAGGATATCTTTCAGTTTTTCCATTATCGTTTTACAGGGAAGCTATTAAATGCGGTAAGTGCGTCGTGATTGGATTACAGTCGACAGGAGAAGCTCGAACTCTAGAACAACTTGAAAGAGATGATGGTGAATTATCAGATTTCGTTTCTACAGCTAAGTAAGTAAAACAACAAAGGCTTTGTCTACTATGGAGAGAAAAACTATGAACAATTCACTTTTCAGGGGAGTTCTACAATCATTGGTGGAGAAGCATTTCCCGGCTCCAGATCGAAATCGTATTCATCGTCTATTAGGAATTGacacgaaaaagttgaaacaagaAAATGGTAATGCGAATAATGAAGCTGGTAGCTCAGCCGGTAAAAGGAAATCCGGTAAGGATTACGATCTCGgtttcatttaatgaaatttgtttgtggagtgttctgaaatttttgtcattttatatAGCGAGACAAGCTGCTGTTAAAGTCAAAAGACGTAAAGATTCTAGCGAATCTGATTCGGAATTGAACTCAGATGATTCGGACTTCAAAGTATCCAATTCAGATTCGGGCAGTGATGAACCGTCCGAAGCCAGCGAACCCGATGACAGCAGTGATTTTTCTGATACTGATTCTGATGGTAAAATTTTAGATTCGGTTTTGGAAGCGTTTTGAGTCGCTAATTGAGTTCATGTTTGTTTTTAGATCTGTTATGGGGAAACACTAATACTAAAAAAGGCGCTAAAAAGAAGAAAGCTCCGAAAAAGCCCACTCAGCAAGATAAAATCGATATGTTGGTTATGGGTAAAAGTTTCAAAGGTAAAGGAAAAGTTGAATCTACTGTTCCCCCTCCCAAAGATGCAGTCGAACGCGCTTGTAGTATGAAAGAAGAATTACTGGAACAGATCGAGAGCATTGGAGAACGACTACCACCGAATACTCTTGACCAATTGATCGATGAATTGGGAGGTCCTGAAAACGTAGCTGAGGTAAATTCGTTGTGAAATATATCTCGGTTTGGTTAGTATTCATTTCCAACATGCATATTAATCCTGCGATTATTAACCGTCGTTAGATGACTGGACGTAAAGGAAGAGTCGTTCAAACCGATGCTGGTATTCAGTACGAATCGCGATCAGAAATAGATATTCCTTTAGAAACGTTGAATCTTACTGGTGAGCAGATCTGCCTGTTGCTCGAAACAATCTGTCCGATTAATATTTTACATTTACCATAATATTACATTGCAGAAAAACAAAGATTTATGGATGGCGAAAAAGATGTTGCTATTATTTCGGAAGCGGCCAGTTCGGGTATTTCTCTGCAGAGCGATCGTCGGGCTAAAAATCAGCGCCGCCGTGTTCATATCACGCTAGAACTTCCTTGGAGTGCAGATAGAGCCATTCAGCAATTTGGTACAAACAATCTTAtgtcttatcaaaattttttgttttaagaaTGCGCTTATGAAgttgagttttttatttttcatctcttctGAAAAGGTCGAACGCACAGAAGTAATCAAGTGAACGCCCCGgagtatatatttttaatttctgatcTTGCCGGCGAAAGAAGATTTGCCTCGATTGTTGCCAAACGACTTGAAAGTTTGGTGAGTATGAATTGAGGGTGTGTCTGATTACGTTGGAATTTGTTTTGGaacatgataatttttcagGGAGCTTTAACTCACGGCGATCGTCGAGCCACTGAAACAAGAGATTTGTCTCGTTTTAATATCGATAATAAGTACGGCCGATCCGCTCTTGAAGCCATCATGAGAGCGATTATGGGTTATGAAGCACCCATTGTTCCTCCGCCGAAGGATTACAAAGGAGATTTCTTCAAAGGTTTATTGAACTCTAGTTGTTGTGCATCCGTCTAGAATAGTACtgacgatatttttttatttcagacgTTGCGGGTGCTCTTGTGGGAGTTGGTTTAATAGTGAATAGTGAAACGACGCCGGGTGTCTTATCTCTAGATAAAGATTACAACAAcatgagcaaatttttgaatcgaattttAGGCATGCCCGTCGATCTGCAAAACAGACTTTTTAAATACTTCACCGATACGTTACAAGCTATCATAACACAAGCTAAGAAGTCCGGTCGATTCGATTTAGGAATTTTAGGCAAGTACTCTCTGTAAATTTTTATCTATCATAAAGTGAACGCATGGTTCTCAATGTAGCGTATTTTGAAACGTTTAGATTTGGGTTCGGCTGGGGAAAATGTAAAACAGGTGAAAATGTATTCGTTTTTACGAAAACATACCACTGGTGTGGCGACCACTCAATTACATATCGTTCAAGTAGAAAGAGGCATGTCGTGGGACGAAGCTTTCGAAAAATGGTCCGAATTATCTGGACCTAAAGAAGGATTTTATCTCTCTCATCAGGTAAAACAATACTTCCAGATGATTCATGTGTGTGGCGTTGTTTATTATTTATCGATGTATATTCCGTAGATTCGTAACAATAAGCCGACTGCAATACTAGCTGTTGCTTCGGAAAAAGACAAATTAGGGAAGAAAGGTTCCGGCGAAGGAGTGAATAAAAAAGATTTGTATACCCTTTATCGACCGAATACTGGTTTgcaggtaaatttttggtattattatatgtatgttGCGTAATATGTTCGTTCACTCAAGTTAATGTTTCGATGCTTTGTTTTTAGTTGAGACAAGAAACACTCGCTGAAATGGAAAAGAAGTATAAAAAAGTAGAGGCTTCTGAAGCTGAAAAACATTGGAAAGAGCAATATACCACATCAGAAAACACGTGTTCTCACGCTTATTGGTACGAAATTATTATAGATGAAAATCATGATGTGAactgttttcaatttaatttcatttatacTTTAATTTTAGGCGcggaaattgtaaaaatgtcacGTTAGGTAATGACTGCGAAGTAGGTTTGAGAAGACGTACGTATAACGTTGTTTCCGGTTCGGTATTGAGTGTATGGGGTCGTGTGGAAGCTGTATTGGCTCAAAAAACTGGCCATGGTTCTAAAATGCAAGTGGTGCGTTTGAAAACCGCCAACGGTCTTAAAATTGTCGGTGAGTATTGCAACTAGGAAATGATGTTTGAAATACGAgatttgtcatttttatcaatttgttttCTGTTTACAGGAACATTAATTCCAAATAGTTGCGTAGAACCGCTGAGAGAAGCTTTAGCGTCGGATGCTGAAAAAACATCGGAAGAAAGCTTCACCTAAGATAGTTTATTAGCCAGCCTATTTAATGTAAATATTTACCTCGTCGTAACTGTTTTATTTAAACTGATGATATATTTCTGTCGGTGGAATTACAAGACGCAccaataaatttttactttatgaaaaaattagttaCCTTAGTTTCTGCACAGGTATTTGTTCAAcgtttctgttttttctttttctttctttgtttatttttttgtgtgtctttcattgaaatttttttttaattattgctTATTAGCGTTAAATAACtattttttcgtagttttgattttcataACTTATAATGATGGTTACTTTCATGTTTCTTTTGTGTGTTTACTTgcatttaatttttacatttcatttgcgttacttttttttttagttattggTACGTTGATTTGTTAATTAAGAACCGATatgtgtgttgaaaaaatttacgtattAATTCATCGCGAAGTTTCACATGTTTATGTTCTATGCAGAAACTGAGAATTGACATTTATAaggatttttcttatttttgaattattttcttgtAGTGCCTGATGtgaattttgttcatttattttataaaggGCGTCTAACGAAAATCAGATCTCTCGTTATTTTAGTAGAATTATCGTTCATGTACCttgatgatgaatgatgaattcGTCTCGTATGGTACTTAACTGGAAGGCTTTCTGTTATAAAACTGGTGTTTTGGTATGTTCGGTGGTCGAGTAAACAGGTTCGTCTACTGAGATGATTGGCTGAACATATATTAAAAATGTAATACCAGTTTCATgactagattttttttgttatgctAAGTGTCTTTAGTTGTATCAGAATTATGCTtttgttctttattttgaaCGTATGTGAATAGATTCTATGCTTCGCTGCATGAATATGTAGcttctttgttttttaaaattattattaagtaCTGATTAACGTGAATTTGcaacttgaacattttttttttcaaaatgattgatttttttaacgcacataaaatttaaaatcccgTCTCGCATTTCTCACTCAGTAAAACTGCGAGCGGCTTATTATTTAAGCGTTCTGTGTTACAAAACTGAAACAGTTTTCATGTCGTGTGTATTATTCCTAGTTTAATTACTTACCgataaattttcgcaattttggcatTGATATTGTGCTATTCACATTTTCACGTGTTTGAGCTGATCTGACCTGTACGCGTAGGGCTGCTACACGAacgagaattattttttttatcagcatttGTGGAAAAATTAAGCTTGTAAACGCAGAAGCCGTACCTAGACATATCTCGCAAGTTTAATGAGTTTATGTATATTGCATTAATTCTGTTTCAGTTTTTCTGTGTAAAATTTTAGCATTATTTTGTTAAGCTTATTTTTGTAATTCGTCCCTTTATTTGAAGCttaaaagcaaaattgaaaaatgtttgttcCTTACTTAATTATAATcggtttttattaaaatttcgatGTATGtgattttatgtaattttacaaTATAAAATGTACTTGAATTAGTGTTCATCTTGAATCACGTTTCTGATGAGAGTTACTGATATTATATGATTGTATTTATAGGGTACTGTACATTGGGTATGATCGACGTCAGCCATTTTGGTTGTCTCGCGTCGTTGTGTACATTCATCGATAGTAAATGTTGTATAAGTGTGAGTAAGTCTCACCTACACTTATACCACGACGTGAGACAACCAAAATGACTGACGTCGATCATACCCATTATACAGTACCCTAGTATTTACATCCCAAACCCCACATACGAAAatgttttgatgaaaagttttgctGACGTCGAACGAAAAAAAGTTACACCTAGATCAAGTGTTaatgaatagaaattttttacgTATAAAATACAACAGCATTTAAAAAACTATTctcaaaaataacaataatacgCAGATCTTGAAACatgtaaatataaaaaaattgaacatatcGTAAAAAAGTACACCACACGTTCAATAAAATGGTAAGGAAATGAAGAAATGTAAGTTCCGCCGTGAGTGAGCTCAGAAGATTAGTATCACGTCGTCATCAGTTCCAAAACTATGCCTTGCCGAGTCAAATTGCGTGAATGACATTCTGCAAACATCTAAAGACAAATCTATTTAATGCATCGTGAAATAAAAGGCATTACTTTCAGAATAAACGATTCTTACCGTGATTTCCTGATGggtttttgtataaaatatcgTTGGTGAGAAACGAATACCCAACAATAACTACATAATGGCCTTGATACGGTAACGTAACAGAAGATACGGAGTCCCCCTTTTTATTGCAAACGTCACAAGTCAATAAATTGGCATTCGTGAGCACAATTATTGGACCACAATCGGATAAATGATGAATTAGTTTGGATATGTGAAGAATTTTCACGACTATCGAAATACCATTTCTtttggcattttcaaatttcttattCACTCGAGTTTCGTCCTGAAAGAGAAATGTAATGGTTTTATTTTCGagtaatacattttttgaaaaggaaaacaGTTGATACTTTCTCACATTTGGTAACAGGCTATTGTAATATCTATGCTGATAATATATTGGACATATACCAATAGTAGAAGTATAATATTTAAACTTCAAATCGAATTTCTTCAATAGATAGGCTAAATCAATAGTCCAGGTGCTGTAAAAATTAGAGTGGTTaggaatttctaatttttcggaATTagtattgaaaatataaatcaaCTGACTTAAATTCGATTCCTTCTTCGGTGATGATGTCTTCCTTATGTTTATTAAAATATGCCAATTTATCATCAGACAAAACCATTGCAATACAAGATATTCCACAATCCCAATTATTTTGTTGTATTGTTAGCCGTAATGGAATGGTGATGCAGACAATGGGAACAGTGCTGTAATCACTATCCTCTTCGTTTTCTTCAgctgtaaaaatttgaacatacATGATTGGAATAGATGAAATATTAGTAGAATCAAACGTGAAATTTACAGGCCTAGGCTACATATTAATAATTGATTCTATTTTATACGCTGTTACGCGGTAAATTTTAACGATGAATGATAGGAATCTTTATTTACCTAAAACCTGTTGCATATTGAATGAGAAGATCAATGCACATCACTTTTTACCCGATAAAACAACTGCATAAATGAACACTTCAGAAACACTACTTTTGGTTAGACGAACAATTCatataaaaaatattcgatCAGCACCAAATTCTCCATATTACTTCTTATCCTATCATGTACCAGTAGTGATCGtattcatgaaaattcatcAGATATTGTCGGATATTGTGAAGTTGTTTAGCTCTTAGGTTCAGGTAATTAGATCGGACCATTCTAGAgggtattcattttcaaaatgatgggTTCAATGTTTCAGGATGGTAGTACTATAATAAACGGATTgaagacgaaaaaaatggaaaactacAAGGATATTATTACGTTGGTGTAAATTGGGAATTTATTATTGGAATAAATTTACTCATTACAactaattaaattaaaacttcaaatttttctctaCGTTATCACATTTTCTTACCTTATCAATgcggtataaaaaataaaatagtaaaTATAAGATCAGAGCGCGATCTACTTTGAAGTTCGAAAGCTTTGTAAAGTTAAAGTTGATATGTATAGTGTAGTCCACGTATAAAACCCTTAAGGTGAGGAGTTTCAATCGCCACCAAAGTGTTCAATCCATGAGCgatacctacattaaaaaaataaatggctGGTTTCAGAATCAGATCTCAAATGccaaaaacaagaatttttgttttgattgagATCGGCCATACCGTGGTAATTTTTAATGCAGAACACGTTCGgaaagtaatttaaatttttgagaagcATTCGATTCAATTTTAGTCCAAAAATTGTGCGAAATATTGTTTTACAATGGCTGCAATCAGTTTATTAAATCCCAAAGCTGAATTCGCTCGAGCGGCTCAAGCCTTAGCTGTAAATATTTCAGCTGCTAAGGGTATCCAAGATGTAATGAAGACAAATTTGGGCCCCAAAGGAACAATGAAAATGTTCGTATCGTTTTAGTAGCTAATTTAATCATTAAACTTTCAACTCTTAATACGCAACTATAAAGTTTTACTGACATGATTTCGTTTTACGTTGAACTTTTAGGTTGGTATCGGGAGCCGGAGATATCAAA is from Planococcus citri chromosome 1, ihPlaCitr1.1, whole genome shotgun sequence and encodes:
- the sno gene encoding protein strawberry notch isoform X1; this encodes MSSKKVKNESPPSDSDFDDDEDPDLIEVPGGGKDLESAKSIKEKLEDSTDSLEEKPSVEGTDTTNDIKPNLTAQNVLNANSAILEQLMSKPSLNPNFDKSKAPLSGNVGGVVPPQSFFNYPSGVSSAMMYPPGMQGYPTMNPNFNAAQFFPQGMDMSGFSNVMSAMMMSPSFQAAMTPFLMSGNGNPLLGMLGSGQFFPNWTTPQLPAKTLQTFWAMNNKGNMRAEEEDDNEDEDMGVAETYADYMPAKLKLGKKHPDPVVETASLSSVEPTEVWYKLSLPEDTIKSGSLSALQLEAITYASQQHEHLLPDGSRAGFLIGDGAGVGKGRTIAGLIFENFLKGRKKAIWVSVSNDLKYDAERDLNDIGASRIEVFPMNKFKYAKIASPANGNVKKGVIFSTYSALIGESSQTGGKYKTRLKQLLQWCGDDFDGPIIFDECHRAKNLCPVGSTKPTKTGLTVLELQKQLPKARVVYASATGASEPRNMAYMTRLGMWGEGSPFLEFMDFINAVEKRGVGAMEIVAMDMKLRGMYIARQLSFHGVSFKIEDVPLNKEFIKMYDDSVKLWVEAMQKFQEAAELIDAESRMKKTMWGQFWSAHQRFFKYLCIASKVRHAVDVAREAIKCGKCVVIGLQSTGEARTLEQLERDDGELSDFVSTAKGVLQSLVEKHFPAPDRNRIHRLLGIDTKKLKQENGNANNEAGSSAGKRKSARQAAVKVKRRKDSSESDSELNSDDSDFKVSNSDSGSDEPSEASEPDDSSDFSDTDSDDLLWGNTNTKKGAKKKKAPKKPTQQDKIDMLVMGKSFKGKGKVESTVPPPKDAVERACSMKEELLEQIESIGERLPPNTLDQLIDELGGPENVAEMTGRKGRVVQTDAGIQYESRSEIDIPLETLNLTEKQRFMDGEKDVAIISEAASSGISLQSDRRAKNQRRRVHITLELPWSADRAIQQFGRTHRSNQVNAPEYIFLISDLAGERRFASIVAKRLESLGALTHGDRRATETRDLSRFNIDNKYGRSALEAIMRAIMGYEAPIVPPPKDYKGDFFKDVAGALVGVGLIVNSETTPGVLSLDKDYNNMSKFLNRILGMPVDLQNRLFKYFTDTLQAIITQAKKSGRFDLGILDLGSAGENVKQVKMYSFLRKHTTGVATTQLHIVQVERGMSWDEAFEKWSELSGPKEGFYLSHQIRNNKPTAILAVASEKDKLGKKGSGEGVNKKDLYTLYRPNTGLQLRQETLAEMEKKYKKVEASEAEKHWKEQYTTSENTCSHAYWRGNCKNVTLGNDCEVGLRRRTYNVVSGSVLSVWGRVEAVLAQKTGHGSKMQVVRLKTANGLKIVGTLIPNSCVEPLREALASDAEKTSEESFT
- the sno gene encoding protein strawberry notch isoform X2, with product MSSKKVKNESPPSDSDFDDDEDPDLIEVPGGGKDLESAKSIKEKLEDSTDSLEEKPSVEGTDTTNDIKPNLTAQNVLNANSAILEQLMSKPSLNPNFDKSKAPLSGNVGGVVPPQSFFNYPSGVSSAMMYPPGMQGYPTMNPNFNAAQFFPQGNGNPLLGMLGSGQFFPNWTTPQLPAKTLQTFWAMNNKGNMRAEEEDDNEDEDMGVAETYADYMPAKLKLGKKHPDPVVETASLSSVEPTEVWYKLSLPEDTIKSGSLSALQLEAITYASQQHEHLLPDGSRAGFLIGDGAGVGKGRTIAGLIFENFLKGRKKAIWVSVSNDLKYDAERDLNDIGASRIEVFPMNKFKYAKIASPANGNVKKGVIFSTYSALIGESSQTGGKYKTRLKQLLQWCGDDFDGPIIFDECHRAKNLCPVGSTKPTKTGLTVLELQKQLPKARVVYASATGASEPRNMAYMTRLGMWGEGSPFLEFMDFINAVEKRGVGAMEIVAMDMKLRGMYIARQLSFHGVSFKIEDVPLNKEFIKMYDDSVKLWVEAMQKFQEAAELIDAESRMKKTMWGQFWSAHQRFFKYLCIASKVRHAVDVAREAIKCGKCVVIGLQSTGEARTLEQLERDDGELSDFVSTAKGVLQSLVEKHFPAPDRNRIHRLLGIDTKKLKQENGNANNEAGSSAGKRKSARQAAVKVKRRKDSSESDSELNSDDSDFKVSNSDSGSDEPSEASEPDDSSDFSDTDSDDLLWGNTNTKKGAKKKKAPKKPTQQDKIDMLVMGKSFKGKGKVESTVPPPKDAVERACSMKEELLEQIESIGERLPPNTLDQLIDELGGPENVAEMTGRKGRVVQTDAGIQYESRSEIDIPLETLNLTEKQRFMDGEKDVAIISEAASSGISLQSDRRAKNQRRRVHITLELPWSADRAIQQFGRTHRSNQVNAPEYIFLISDLAGERRFASIVAKRLESLGALTHGDRRATETRDLSRFNIDNKYGRSALEAIMRAIMGYEAPIVPPPKDYKGDFFKDVAGALVGVGLIVNSETTPGVLSLDKDYNNMSKFLNRILGMPVDLQNRLFKYFTDTLQAIITQAKKSGRFDLGILDLGSAGENVKQVKMYSFLRKHTTGVATTQLHIVQVERGMSWDEAFEKWSELSGPKEGFYLSHQIRNNKPTAILAVASEKDKLGKKGSGEGVNKKDLYTLYRPNTGLQLRQETLAEMEKKYKKVEASEAEKHWKEQYTTSENTCSHAYWRGNCKNVTLGNDCEVGLRRRTYNVVSGSVLSVWGRVEAVLAQKTGHGSKMQVVRLKTANGLKIVGTLIPNSCVEPLREALASDAEKTSEESFT